DNA from Halomonas sp. GFAJ-1:
TGTTGGGGTGGCCGCCATAAATGGCTTCAAAACTTTCCGGATTGGTGTCTACCGTGGCGTTAATCAGCGTTTCCCAGGCGCGGGAATCGACTTGCCCCGTGCGTGCTAGCTCATCGACGAGGCTTGCGGCTTGAAAAACGCCAGCAAGTGCGAGCGCCTGGCGGGCAGCCGGCGTATCCGGTGCGCGATGAATAGGTGTGGCACTCATGCAGCAGTCTCCGAAGCTTTCCAAGTGGCGCGGATCACGCCACCGCCTAAACAGATATCACCATCATAAAGTACCAGCGACTGCCCTGGCGTTACCGCCCATTGTGGGTCATCGAAGACCACTTCCACGCTGCCATCCGCTAGAGCGCGTATTTCGCAGGGGCAGTCGCTTTGGCGATAGCGGGTTTTCGCGGTAAAGCGGCCCTGCTGTGTGGGCGGTTCGCCCGCGACCCAATCCATTTTTTCCGTGGCTAGGGTATCGGTATAGAGCAGCGGATGATGCTTGCCCTGTACGGCAATCAGTACGTTGCGTGCTAAATCTTTGGCAGCCACGTACCAGGGGTCTTCTGAGTAGTTGGCAAGGCCGCCGATACCCAGGCCCTGGCGCTGGCCAAGGGTGTAGTACATGAGCCCCATGTGCTTACCGATGACATCGCCTTCCGGGGTTTCAATCATACCGGGCTGTGCAGGTAGGTATTGCTGCAGAAAATCGCGGAAACGGCGCTCACCAATAAAGCAAATGCCCGTGGAGTCTTTCTTCTTGGCGGTTACTAGGTCGTGGTGCTCTGCCAAGGCTCGGACGGCGGGTTTCTCCAGCTCGCCGACAGGGAATAGCGTGCGTGCAATGGCCGCTTCGGGCACTGCATGCAGGAAGTAGCTCTGGTCTTTGTTACCATCCAAGCCTTTTAGCAGGCGCGGGCGCCCTTCACGAACCCCTTGACGCACATAGTGTCCGGTCGCAATTTTATCTGCGCCTAGCATTTCGGCGTATTCCAAAAAGACCTTAAATTTGATCTCCCGGTTACACAGAA
Protein-coding regions in this window:
- a CDS encoding tRNA 2-thiouridine(34) synthase MnmA, which gives rise to MSATTGSSTTEPTANGKVIVGMSGGVDSSVSALLLLQQGYEVEGLFMKNWDEDDGTEYCTAKEDLADAEAVCAKLGIKLHTANFAAEYWDNVFEHFLAEYKAGRTPNPDILCNREIKFKVFLEYAEMLGADKIATGHYVRQGVREGRPRLLKGLDGNKDQSYFLHAVPEAAIARTLFPVGELEKPAVRALAEHHDLVTAKKKDSTGICFIGERRFRDFLQQYLPAQPGMIETPEGDVIGKHMGLMYYTLGQRQGLGIGGLANYSEDPWYVAAKDLARNVLIAVQGKHHPLLYTDTLATEKMDWVAGEPPTQQGRFTAKTRYRQSDCPCEIRALADGSVEVVFDDPQWAVTPGQSLVLYDGDICLGGGVIRATWKASETAA